In Chryseobacterium gleum, a single genomic region encodes these proteins:
- a CDS encoding nucleotidyltransferase domain-containing protein, with translation MTPKILEKIKEVETAKGVEVLLAVESGSRAWGFASPDSDYDIRFIYRHEKDWYLSPWDKDETIEFMTEDDLDGSGWDLRKTFHLLLKSNAALLSWFYSPIVYKADEKFVELFKPLADACFSPVAVSYHYLSMSKKYLEACRSDEVKLKSYFYCLRTTLTGKWIIEKGTVPPVLFSDLLVLTDEVTKRKIEDLITLKATKGESYYHPNDWKLFDFLEKTIAENEEKSKDLSGGKADKSEMERVFREILK, from the coding sequence ATGACACCAAAAATACTTGAAAAAATAAAAGAAGTTGAGACTGCAAAAGGCGTAGAAGTCCTTCTTGCAGTAGAATCGGGAAGCAGAGCCTGGGGTTTTGCGTCTCCTGACAGTGATTATGATATCCGTTTTATATACCGTCATGAAAAAGACTGGTACCTTTCCCCTTGGGATAAGGATGAAACGATAGAATTTATGACAGAAGATGATTTGGATGGTTCCGGTTGGGATCTGCGAAAGACGTTTCATCTTTTGTTAAAGTCGAATGCGGCTTTATTGAGCTGGTTCTACTCTCCCATCGTGTATAAAGCAGATGAAAAGTTTGTGGAACTGTTCAAACCTCTGGCTGATGCCTGCTTTTCTCCGGTTGCCGTTTCTTACCATTATCTGAGCATGAGCAAGAAATATCTGGAAGCTTGCAGAAGTGATGAAGTCAAATTAAAAAGTTATTTTTATTGTTTACGAACCACATTAACAGGAAAATGGATCATAGAAAAAGGAACCGTTCCTCCTGTACTGTTCAGTGACCTGCTTGTTTTAACAGATGAAGTCACCAAAAGAAAAATAGAAGATCTTATCACCTTAAAAGCAACCAAAGGAGAATCTTACTATCACCCGAACGATTGGAAACTGTTTGATTTTCTGGAGAAAACAATCGCTGAAAATGAAGAAAAATCAAAAGATTTATCAGGAGGAAAGGCGGATAAAAGTGAGATGGAGAGGGTTTTTAGGGAGATCTTAAAATAA
- a CDS encoding ATP-grasp domain-containing protein, which yields MKNIVALSPMYTEDSNNLKKVSLNSSYELSRFNAKWSVPEEFRQDVIAVYGEDIYAEIVAEQCDLTLTKPDDNWLSKISEEFTKRKISYGKLKDFVYKENTFIKCSDFKTFKAGVFDKVSDIKGFETLDPESMVFTSEVVEWELEVRCFVVNNKIKTYSSYWRNDAFNTNELSEKEKKDMFIFFESFIQKYSSTLPAAIVLDFGIIRGKGWALIEANPAWCSGLYACDAKKALEVIVKSCVKN from the coding sequence ATGAAAAATATAGTCGCACTTTCTCCTATGTATACGGAGGATAGCAATAATTTGAAAAAAGTATCACTCAATTCATCCTACGAGTTGAGCCGATTTAATGCAAAATGGAGTGTTCCTGAAGAATTTCGTCAGGATGTGATTGCAGTGTACGGTGAAGATATTTATGCAGAAATTGTTGCGGAACAATGCGATCTGACTTTAACAAAACCTGATGATAACTGGCTCTCAAAAATTTCAGAAGAATTTACAAAAAGAAAAATTTCTTATGGAAAACTGAAAGATTTCGTATATAAAGAAAATACTTTCATCAAATGTTCAGATTTTAAAACCTTTAAAGCAGGAGTCTTTGATAAAGTATCAGATATAAAGGGCTTTGAAACGCTGGATCCTGAAAGTATGGTTTTCACTTCTGAAGTTGTGGAATGGGAACTCGAAGTAAGATGTTTTGTTGTCAATAATAAAATTAAAACGTATTCTTCCTATTGGCGAAACGACGCTTTCAATACAAATGAACTTTCAGAAAAAGAAAAGAAAGACATGTTCATCTTCTTTGAATCTTTTATCCAAAAGTATTCTTCTACACTACCCGCTGCCATCGTTTTGGATTTTGGAATCATCAGAGGAAAAGGTTGGGCACTTATTGAAGCAAATCCTGCCTGGTGTTCCGGATTATATGCCTGCGATGCTAAGAAAGCTTTGGAAGTTATTGTGAAGAGTTGTGTTAAAAATTAG
- the cobC gene encoding alpha-ribazole phosphatase family protein, with amino-acid sequence MEIHLIRHTAVENPENLCYGFAEMPLKKNYIDDFKALDIDHSFDVIISSPSERCRLLADYFKFNYHTDERLREMNFGNWELKKWTDIPEEEINPWYKDFVNIKAAGGENLIQMQNRVLSFWSELIQKNDVNKVLIITHAGVIRLILQAVLQFPLENMFNIQIDYGKKTVIKIKNGLFSVKSLNT; translated from the coding sequence ATGGAAATTCATCTGATCCGTCATACCGCTGTAGAAAATCCTGAAAACCTGTGTTATGGTTTTGCTGAAATGCCTTTAAAGAAAAATTATATTGATGATTTTAAAGCGCTGGATATTGATCATAGTTTTGATGTGATTATTTCCAGTCCCTCCGAGCGCTGCCGTTTGTTAGCTGATTATTTTAAATTTAATTATCACACTGATGAAAGACTCAGAGAAATGAATTTCGGCAACTGGGAACTGAAAAAATGGACCGATATTCCGGAAGAAGAAATCAATCCCTGGTACAAAGATTTTGTCAATATTAAAGCTGCCGGCGGAGAAAATCTCATTCAAATGCAAAACAGAGTTCTCAGCTTTTGGAGTGAACTGATTCAAAAAAATGATGTCAATAAAGTTCTGATTATCACCCATGCCGGAGTTATTCGTTTAATTCTTCAGGCTGTGCTTCAGTTTCCACTGGAAAATATGTTCAATATTCAGATTGACTATGGGAAGAAAACAGTTATAAAAATTAAAAACGGATTATTTTCAGTTAAAAGTTTAAATACATAA
- a CDS encoding nucleotidyltransferase domain-containing protein, translating to MTIQDLKNKNLVLFEAISGSRAFGLATENSDTDIRGVYYLPKEDFFGLNYIPQVSNETNDITYYEIGRFVELLQKNNPNILEILASPEDCILYKHPLMDLLKTEDFLSKLCKDTFAGYAVSQIKKAKGFNKKILNPIDKERKSILDFCFILDGQGSVPLKKWLDKFPSSGRMSAGRSGLSQENCGLVSIDHTKGMFALFYDESGTLGYKGIIQNEEANQVSVSSVPKDEKPIAYLFCNLDAYSVYCKDYKEYWKWVAERNEDRYNVNQIHGQNYDSKNMMHTIRLLQSCEQIFKTGSLTIRVENRDELLDIKAGNQSYESIMQKAENLILSIENHYSATTLPDFPDLEKTTKILIQIREKLYHHE from the coding sequence ATGACCATCCAAGATCTAAAAAATAAAAACCTCGTTCTCTTCGAAGCCATCTCCGGAAGCCGGGCTTTCGGGCTGGCAACGGAGAATTCTGATACGGATATCCGTGGGGTGTATTATCTGCCGAAGGAAGATTTCTTTGGCCTGAATTACATTCCGCAGGTTTCCAATGAGACGAATGACATTACGTATTATGAAATCGGGAGGTTTGTAGAACTGCTGCAGAAAAACAATCCCAATATCCTGGAAATTCTGGCCAGTCCGGAGGATTGTATTCTGTATAAACATCCATTGATGGATCTGCTGAAAACGGAGGATTTTCTGTCAAAACTCTGTAAAGATACCTTTGCAGGCTATGCGGTTTCACAGATTAAAAAGGCCAAAGGTTTTAATAAAAAGATCTTAAATCCGATCGATAAAGAAAGAAAATCGATTCTGGATTTCTGCTTTATCCTTGATGGCCAAGGTTCTGTACCGTTGAAAAAATGGCTGGATAAATTCCCCTCCTCTGGAAGGATGTCCGCAGGACGGAGTGGTCTCTCACAGGAAAATTGCGGATTGGTAAGCATTGATCATACCAAAGGTATGTTTGCTTTATTTTATGATGAATCAGGAACACTTGGGTATAAAGGGATTATTCAGAATGAAGAGGCAAATCAGGTTTCTGTATCCTCTGTTCCTAAAGATGAAAAACCGATCGCTTATCTGTTCTGTAACCTGGATGCCTACTCTGTTTACTGCAAAGATTACAAGGAATACTGGAAATGGGTGGCTGAGCGTAATGAGGACCGTTACAATGTCAATCAGATCCACGGACAGAACTACGACAGCAAAAATATGATGCACACCATTCGTTTGCTGCAGTCCTGTGAACAGATTTTTAAAACCGGCTCTCTGACGATTCGTGTAGAAAACCGTGATGAACTGTTAGATATTAAAGCGGGCAACCAGTCGTATGAAAGCATCATGCAAAAGGCAGAAAACCTGATACTATCTATAGAAAATCATTATTCTGCCACCACTCTTCCCGACTTTCCGGATCTGGAGAAAACAACAAAAATATTAATTCAGATCAGAGAAAAACTGTATCATCATGAGTGA
- a CDS encoding DUF2975 domain-containing protein, with the protein MNQTKIIARILFYICSVLSLGYLITVLYSLICLITDFSVTPYGNGKYLHINYPLTEKPFLNIDNNYPYIIFSFLSVLITYGIFFWLAARVFRVFFQQKLFTQDNIRQLTRFYLYNIFIPLPLVIIAGFFVEVESIIWGLVFIHFMLGIFCLFLANIFKQGLHLQNEQDLFI; encoded by the coding sequence ATGAATCAGACTAAAATTATTGCAAGAATTCTATTTTATATCTGTTCCGTATTATCGTTGGGATATTTAATCACCGTTCTCTACTCTCTGATCTGCCTTATAACAGATTTTTCTGTTACGCCTTATGGAAACGGAAAATACCTTCATATCAATTATCCATTGACAGAAAAACCTTTCCTGAATATTGACAACAATTATCCGTATATCATCTTTTCATTTCTGTCAGTGCTTATCACATATGGAATCTTTTTCTGGTTGGCCGCCAGGGTTTTCAGGGTATTTTTTCAGCAGAAACTGTTTACACAGGATAATATACGGCAGCTGACGAGATTTTACCTGTATAATATTTTCATTCCTCTTCCACTGGTGATTATCGCGGGTTTCTTTGTGGAAGTAGAAAGTATCATCTGGGGACTGGTGTTTATTCACTTTATGCTTGGAATTTTCTGCCTGTTTCTTGCGAATATCTTTAAGCAAGGACTACATTTGCAAAACGAACAAGACCTATTTATTTAA
- a CDS encoding TfoX/Sxy family protein yields the protein MAYSTELADRVRERLSMENNMEIEEKKMFSGLSFLVNGKMCINISHDNLMCRYDPELEDEVAEKMGFLPMIMKGKQLKGYCYVEPSGFQKPDDFEYWIKICLDYNPKAKVSKK from the coding sequence ATGGCTTACAGTACTGAACTTGCCGACCGGGTACGTGAACGGCTTTCCATGGAAAATAATATGGAGATTGAAGAAAAGAAAATGTTCAGCGGACTGTCTTTTCTGGTGAACGGGAAAATGTGTATCAACATCAGTCATGACAATCTGATGTGCCGCTATGACCCTGAACTTGAAGATGAGGTTGCAGAGAAAATGGGTTTTCTGCCGATGATTATGAAAGGAAAGCAGCTTAAAGGATATTGTTACGTAGAACCCTCAGGTTTCCAAAAGCCTGATGATTTTGAATACTGGATCAAAATCTGTCTTGATTATAATCCGAAGGCGAAGGTTTCGAAGAAGTGA
- a CDS encoding adenosylcobinamide-GDP ribazoletransferase, giving the protein MLKNELIYFATALMFFTRIPVPFTVPYSSEIMNKSQKYFAWVGLLVGLINAAVLFLSTMLFNLEVGIVLMMIAGVLLTGAFHEDGFTDMCDSFGGGYGKEKILTIMKDSRVGAYGTIGIILLFALKFYSIQALGSISDQPVRVLGIIILAHTVSRFISGTMIYTHQYVTDIDVSKSKPLANKPLDGMALLVGFISVLMAFVLVPDWRLIFAFALAYAGKIYMGWYFKKHIGGYTGDCLGSVQQVCEVLFYLGTIIVWKFI; this is encoded by the coding sequence ATCCTCAAAAATGAACTGATCTATTTTGCTACAGCACTCATGTTCTTCACCAGAATTCCTGTTCCGTTTACTGTTCCGTATTCCAGTGAGATTATGAATAAATCTCAGAAATATTTCGCATGGGTTGGACTTTTGGTTGGATTGATCAATGCAGCGGTGCTTTTCCTTTCTACCATGTTGTTTAACCTGGAGGTTGGGATCGTTTTAATGATGATTGCCGGTGTTTTGCTTACAGGAGCTTTTCATGAAGATGGTTTTACAGATATGTGTGACAGCTTCGGGGGTGGATACGGAAAAGAAAAAATCCTGACCATTATGAAAGACAGCAGAGTAGGAGCATATGGAACTATTGGAATTATCCTGCTTTTTGCCTTGAAATTTTACAGTATTCAGGCGTTGGGTAGTATCAGTGATCAACCGGTTAGAGTACTGGGAATCATTATTCTGGCACATACAGTAAGCCGGTTTATTTCTGGAACCATGATCTACACTCACCAATATGTTACAGATATTGATGTCAGTAAATCGAAACCTCTGGCCAATAAACCCTTGGATGGAATGGCCTTATTGGTGGGATTTATAAGCGTTCTAATGGCTTTTGTCCTGGTCCCGGACTGGAGATTGATTTTTGCTTTTGCACTGGCTTATGCTGGTAAAATCTATATGGGCTGGTATTTTAAAAAGCATATTGGTGGCTACACGGGAGATTGTCTTGGGTCTGTGCAGCAGGTTTGTGAAGTTTTATTTTATTTGGGAACAATCATCGTATGGAAATTCATCTGA